The Vicia villosa cultivar HV-30 ecotype Madison, WI linkage group LG1, Vvil1.0, whole genome shotgun sequence genome includes a region encoding these proteins:
- the LOC131644506 gene encoding uncharacterized protein LOC131644506 produces the protein MSNLCTPSSNTTASSTFNFNLQPLKFHNSTRNHRTRNFRVKMCSSVPQNATVVGCGSLTVDFLATVAAYPKPDDKIRTTTLKVQGGGNAANALTCLARLGLNTRLISKIADDSQGRGMLDELQVDGVDTSFIVVSKEGISPFTYIIVDNETKTRTCIHTPGYPPMIPQDLSESSLLSVLDGASIVYFDGRLYETALVVAHEAARKNIPILIDAERPREGLDDLLKLADYVVCSAKFPKAWTETSTIPQALVSILLRLPNVKFVAVTLGKDGCIMLERSVNASPSTEEVDVDNLLESLELRKDNNASVPTCISSSVAKLKAEGTGTVTGKLYIGTAESIPPSELIDTTGAGDAFIGAVIYAICSKFSLETMLPFAANVAGAKCRDLGARSGLPYRADPRLASFIK, from the exons ATGTCGAATCTATGCACGCCTTCTTCTAACACTACTGCTTCTTCAACTTTCAATTTCAACCTTCAACCTCTCAAATTCCACAAc TCAACAAGGAACCATCGCACCAGAAATTTCAGGGTTAAAATGTGCTCCTCCGTTCCTCAAAACGCCACCGTA GTTGGTTGTGGATCGCTAACCGTCGATTTCTTGGCTACCGTTGCTGCTTACCCTAAGCCAGATGATAAAATCAGAACCACCACCTTGAAG GTTCAAGGTGGTGGCAATGCAGCCAATGCTTTAACCTGTCTCGCTCGCTTAGGTCTAAACACAAGGCTTATTTCTAAG ATTGCAGATGACAGCCAAGGCAGGGGTATGTTAGACGAACTACAAGTTGATGGTGTAGATACATCTTTTATTGTG GTGTCTAAAGAGGGAATTTCAccatttacatatattattgtgGACAACGAAAC GAAAACTCGCACTTGTATACATACCCCTGGATATCCTCCAATGATACCCCAAGATCTTTCAGAATCGAGTTTGTTATCTGTATTGGATGGAGCTAGCATTGTATATTTTGATGGGAGGTTATATGAAACTGCTCTAGTCGTTGCCCATGAG GCAGCTAGGAAGAATATACCCATCTTAATTGATGCAGAAAGACCAAGGGAAGGGTTGGATGATCTCCTGAAGTTAGCTGATTATGTTGTATGCTCAGCGAAGTTTCCAAAG GCATGGACAGAGACATCAACTATTCCACAAGCACTTGTTTCTATCCTTTTAAGGCTGCCCAATGTAAAATTTGTGGCTGTAACTTTGGGAAAAGATGGTTGTATAATGCTTGAGAGAAGTGTTAATG CAAGTCCTTCCACTGAAGAAGTGGATGTAGACAACTTATTGGAATCACTGGAGTTAAGAAAGGATAATAACGCATCCGTTCCAACCTGCATATCATCG TCAGTGGCAAAATTGAAGGCAGAAGGAACAGGAACAGTTACCGGGAAACTATACATTGGTACAGCTGAGAGCATTCCACCATCCGAGCTTATTGATACCACTGGTGCTGGCGATGCATTTATTGGAGCTGTGATCTACG CTATTTGTTCGAAGTTCTCCCTGGAGACAATGCTGCCCTTTGCTGCTAATGTG GCCGGTGCGAAATGCAGGGATCTAGGAGCTCGAAGCGGTCTTCCATACCGTGCAGACCCACGTTTAGCATCATTTATTAAGTAG